A section of the Buchnera aphidicola (Mindarus japonicus) genome encodes:
- the hscB gene encoding Fe-S protein assembly co-chaperone HscB, with protein sequence MNYFKLFNLPEIFDINIEQLNKNFYRLQKKFHPDVYIKDDILIKNQKKKKIFIINEGYRNLKNPLHRINHIFILNKLNYKDKKKYPLDISSLEQQFKLNSELEHLKSKKYFQNEIIFFIKKNKNKIQNLFKKIAFNILKKNWRLSIGLYQELRFFIKLVNQAEEIKKNKDIKNLF encoded by the coding sequence ATGAATTATTTTAAATTATTTAATTTACCTGAAATTTTCGATATAAACATAGAACAGTTAAATAAAAATTTTTATAGATTACAAAAAAAATTTCATCCTGATGTTTATATTAAAGATGATATTTTAATAAAAAATCAAAAGAAAAAAAAAATTTTTATAATTAATGAAGGATATAGAAATTTAAAAAATCCATTACACAGAATTAATCATATTTTTATATTAAATAAATTAAATTATAAAGACAAAAAAAAATATCCTTTAGATATTTCAAGTTTAGAACAACAATTTAAGTTAAACTCTGAATTAGAGCATTTAAAATCTAAAAAATATTTTCAAAATGAAATTATTTTTTTTATTAAAAAAAATAAGAATAAAATTCAAAATTTATTTAAAAAAATTGCTTTTAATATTCTAAAGAAAAATTGGAGATTATCTATTGGTTTATATCAAGAATTAAGATTTTTTATTAAATTAGTTAACCAAGCAGAAGAAATTAAAAAAAATAAAGATATTAAGAACCTTTTTTAA
- the fdx gene encoding ISC system 2Fe-2S type ferredoxin, whose translation MLKIKFLPHKILLPEGKICTASSGETILDVALKNNILIEHACEKSCICTTCHCIIREGFSSLSDCTEKEEDALDKAWGLEEFSRLACQAKLKNKNIVVEIPYYSKNSSVKNSKF comes from the coding sequence ATGTTAAAAATTAAATTTTTACCTCATAAGATTTTATTACCTGAAGGAAAGATATGCACTGCTAGTTCTGGAGAAACTATTTTAGATGTTGCTTTAAAAAATAATATTCTTATAGAACATGCTTGTGAGAAATCTTGTATTTGTACGACTTGTCATTGTATTATTAGAGAAGGATTTTCTTCTTTATCAGATTGTACTGAAAAGGAAGAAGATGCTCTAGATAAAGCTTGGGGATTAGAAGAATTTAGTCGATTAGCTTGTCAAGCTAAACTTAAAAACAAAAATATTGTTGTAGAAATCCCTTATTATTCTAAAAATTCTTCCGTAAAAAACTCTAAATTTTAA
- a CDS encoding Hsp70 family protein, with protein sequence MSFSQKKISKKNLEENFPFVGIDFGTTYSLIGCLLNKKIQIFSGKKENSLLPSIVSYKKNEIIIGEKANEITNENFLGTIFSVKRLLGKSIQEIRNLYPTIPYIFSYDENQEVCIETIQGKISLVKITSEILKTLLEKVKFFLQKEVNTAVITVPSYFDGIQRKKIKDAAILSGLKNIRLLNEPTAAAIAYGCHFQNEGIVLIYDFGGGTFDISILKISKGIFEVLSTSGDSQLGGDDFDELLSKYIEKKSNIFTEKNFFLKRKLLILAKKTKLKLSNKDVALVEFENWKGSITRSEFEHLIDPLVNKSLILLKYTIKEALIQKKEITNVIMVGGSTYIPLIKKKLSLFFKRKIEFSVDPDKAVSIGATIQSNLLFNYQQKFLSKENKFILLDVVSFSLGIELMGKRVEKIIEKNSKIPISVTKEFTTFKNNQTVIMIHILQGEDSFVKNCRSLGKFFLRGIKKQDAGKPRIIVKFNINESGFLEVYANEKQTTIKASLKVDFLHTII encoded by the coding sequence ATGTCGTTTTCTCAAAAAAAAATATCTAAAAAAAATTTAGAAGAAAACTTTCCTTTTGTTGGAATTGATTTTGGAACTACTTATTCTTTAATTGGATGTTTATTAAATAAAAAAATTCAAATTTTTTCTGGAAAAAAAGAAAATTCTCTTCTTCCTTCTATAGTTTCTTATAAAAAAAATGAGATTATTATAGGAGAGAAAGCTAACGAAATTACTAATGAGAATTTTTTAGGAACTATTTTTTCTGTTAAAAGGTTATTAGGAAAATCTATTCAAGAAATTAGAAATTTATATCCTACTATACCTTACATTTTTTCATATGATGAAAATCAGGAAGTATGTATTGAAACAATACAAGGAAAAATATCGCTTGTTAAGATAACTAGTGAAATTTTAAAAACTTTATTAGAAAAAGTAAAATTTTTTTTACAAAAAGAAGTTAATACGGCTGTAATTACAGTGCCTTCTTATTTTGATGGTATTCAGAGAAAAAAAATAAAGGATGCTGCAATTCTTTCAGGATTAAAAAATATTAGATTATTAAACGAACCTACAGCAGCAGCTATTGCATATGGTTGTCATTTTCAAAATGAAGGAATTGTTTTAATTTACGATTTTGGTGGTGGAACGTTTGATATTTCAATTCTAAAAATTAGTAAGGGGATTTTCGAAGTCTTATCAACTTCTGGTGATTCTCAATTAGGAGGTGATGATTTTGATGAGTTATTATCAAAATATATTGAAAAAAAAAGCAATATATTTACTGAAAAAAATTTTTTCTTAAAAAGAAAATTATTAATTTTAGCTAAAAAAACAAAATTAAAACTTAGTAATAAAGATGTTGCTTTAGTGGAGTTTGAAAATTGGAAAGGAAGTATTACTCGTTCTGAATTTGAACATTTAATTGATCCCTTAGTCAATAAAAGTTTAATTTTATTAAAATATACAATAAAAGAAGCATTAATTCAAAAAAAAGAAATTACAAATGTTATAATGGTAGGAGGTTCTACTTATATTCCTTTGATCAAGAAAAAACTTTCTCTTTTTTTTAAAAGAAAAATAGAATTCTCTGTCGATCCAGATAAAGCTGTTTCGATCGGAGCTACTATTCAATCAAATTTATTATTTAATTATCAACAAAAATTTTTAAGTAAAGAAAATAAGTTTATTCTTTTAGATGTTGTTTCTTTTTCTTTAGGTATTGAATTAATGGGAAAAAGAGTTGAAAAAATTATTGAAAAAAATAGTAAAATTCCTATTTCCGTTACTAAAGAATTTACAACATTTAAAAATAATCAAACTGTTATTATGATACATATTTTACAAGGAGAAGATAGTTTTGTTAAAAATTGTCGTTCTTTAGGAAAATTTTTTTTAAGAGGAATAAAAAAACAAGATGCAGGAAAGCCTAGAATAATAGTTAAGTTTAATATAAATGAAAGTGGATTTTTAGAAGTTTATGCTAATGAAAAACAAACTACTATAAAAGCTAGTTTAAAAGTTGATTTTTTGCATACAATAATTTAA